The Aureispira anguillae genome contains a region encoding:
- a CDS encoding WG repeat-containing protein, whose translation MQYKIGISFFIILMMQVIGIAQKDSSIYHKKYAFQPKDLTKELEAGQEFFLADGIYKVWNGSRFTWGFYKETTAEKLTEPKYDTITYRYLHKKKKGFYRIKENGKWGMLGEDRSVWVPVEYDQLNYISKRHQQYVSIKKGNKYGVLSPEGKVILEAAYDDILFDGYRYKVKKADKWGLKDNQGKELIPTCFDALEDHAYVSHTRVRIGKKWSVYNWIKDKPCAFEKKFDDIDYFSRYFVVREDGKYGLLDINAKEILPFEYDYMSPFFLKYLSSILVGKDKKVGLLRIDTLDKVHTSVPIEYNDIWIDENTFKIKVRLGDKIDYYFNDQTLFELAYNDVQYYENINRVMVKKGNKWGMLTVDGAPIIPIAYSKIHVMNPKQFMVQKGTKWGILNERGKEIIPVIYDEFDYRPKKKFFFVKKKGKWGIVSITKGIILPPKYDDMSTLPNRTYLVKQKDLWGIVAAGGRVIVPIEYSAYTYKYKAREVLLKHPNGTVKKHPLL comes from the coding sequence ATGCAGTATAAAATAGGAATTAGCTTTTTTATTATATTGATGATGCAAGTGATTGGAATTGCTCAAAAGGACAGTAGTATATACCACAAAAAATATGCATTTCAACCCAAAGATTTAACAAAGGAATTAGAGGCAGGGCAAGAATTCTTCTTGGCGGATGGGATCTATAAAGTATGGAATGGCAGTCGTTTTACTTGGGGTTTTTATAAGGAGACTACTGCTGAGAAATTGACGGAACCTAAGTACGATACAATTACTTATCGTTATTTGCACAAAAAGAAAAAAGGTTTTTATCGAATTAAAGAAAACGGCAAGTGGGGAATGTTAGGTGAAGATAGAAGTGTTTGGGTGCCTGTAGAATACGATCAGTTGAATTACATTTCTAAGCGTCACCAGCAATACGTTAGCATTAAAAAAGGCAATAAATATGGCGTGTTGAGCCCAGAAGGGAAGGTCATTTTAGAGGCTGCGTATGATGATATTTTATTTGATGGCTATCGTTACAAAGTCAAAAAAGCCGATAAATGGGGCTTAAAAGATAATCAGGGCAAAGAACTTATTCCAACTTGTTTTGATGCGTTAGAAGATCATGCTTATGTCTCTCATACTCGTGTTAGAATAGGAAAAAAATGGTCGGTGTACAACTGGATAAAAGATAAGCCCTGTGCATTTGAAAAAAAATTCGATGACATCGATTATTTTTCTCGTTACTTTGTGGTTAGAGAGGATGGAAAATATGGGCTGCTAGATATTAATGCCAAGGAAATCTTGCCTTTTGAATACGATTATATGTCTCCTTTCTTTCTCAAATACTTGAGTTCTATTTTGGTTGGAAAAGATAAAAAGGTAGGGCTATTGAGGATAGATACCTTAGACAAGGTACACACCTCTGTACCCATTGAGTATAACGATATTTGGATTGATGAAAATACCTTTAAAATAAAAGTGCGTTTGGGGGATAAAATTGATTATTATTTTAACGATCAAACCTTATTTGAACTGGCTTATAATGATGTTCAATATTATGAAAACATTAATCGAGTGATGGTGAAAAAAGGAAATAAATGGGGAATGCTAACGGTAGATGGAGCGCCTATTATTCCGATTGCTTATTCCAAAATTCATGTGATGAATCCCAAACAATTTATGGTACAAAAAGGGACAAAATGGGGAATTTTGAACGAGCGAGGAAAAGAAATTATACCCGTGATTTACGATGAGTTTGATTATCGTCCCAAGAAGAAGTTTTTCTTTGTCAAGAAAAAAGGAAAATGGGGGATTGTCTCGATTACCAAAGGTATTATCTTGCCTCCTAAGTATGACGATATGTCTACCTTGCCCAATCGTACCTACTTGGTGAAACAAAAAGATTTGTGGGGAATTGTGGCTGCTGGAGGGCGAGTGATTGTGCCGATAGAATACAGTGCATATACTTACAAATACAAGGCTAGAGAGGTGCTTTTAAAGCATCCTAATGGAACCGTTAAAAAGCATCCTTTGCTTTAG
- a CDS encoding leucine-rich repeat domain-containing protein, with amino-acid sequence MLYALIFLIFCSCFSCQSAETNPAIEPAKPVDSISASISSWQTMLLLPQQKAQEGLAQEIYLKTLPKLPGGDDFFGTLQLKALESGSQKSLKRLYQNISTPHKNNAYEATKHLDLSYQNIYYIPNKVTNYPNLRYLSLSNNQIQAINPKLAHCKKLRKLDLSSNGIKKLPFGLIYLTQINELVLADNNLNSLPSYFYNLGNLTIVDISNLHTGMATCYNNIQQFPAVLTKMPKVEKLFLEKLPLRNLPSTIRKMTNLQVLSLNGNRSLNLNQAFNALSQLPDLIALDLSFIGRRSLPKNIDKLKNLKILIWHEEGQRNRTFVEETLKEWLPNTKIYYGKKGVATPFLRGNSITMIRNLANE; translated from the coding sequence ATGCTGTACGCCTTGATTTTTTTGATTTTTTGCAGTTGTTTCTCTTGCCAATCCGCTGAAACGAACCCTGCTATAGAACCAGCAAAACCTGTTGATTCTATCTCCGCTTCCATTTCTAGTTGGCAAACCATGTTGCTTCTGCCTCAACAAAAAGCTCAAGAGGGTTTAGCCCAAGAAATTTATTTAAAAACACTTCCTAAATTACCAGGTGGGGATGATTTTTTTGGAACACTGCAACTAAAAGCGCTAGAATCAGGCAGTCAAAAATCACTAAAAAGGTTGTATCAAAATATCTCTACTCCTCATAAAAACAACGCATATGAAGCTACGAAGCATCTAGATTTGTCCTATCAAAATATTTATTATATCCCCAATAAAGTAACCAACTATCCCAATCTACGCTATCTTTCATTAAGTAACAATCAGATTCAAGCCATCAACCCCAAACTAGCCCATTGCAAAAAATTAAGAAAACTAGATTTGTCGTCCAACGGAATTAAAAAGCTGCCCTTTGGATTGATTTATCTAACTCAGATCAATGAGCTTGTCTTAGCAGACAACAACCTAAACAGCCTCCCTTCTTATTTTTATAATTTAGGCAACTTGACTATTGTTGACATTAGCAACCTACATACAGGAATGGCAACATGTTATAACAATATTCAACAATTCCCTGCTGTATTAACTAAAATGCCAAAGGTAGAAAAACTCTTTCTTGAGAAACTCCCGTTACGAAATTTGCCATCTACGATTAGAAAAATGACCAACTTACAGGTTCTTAGCCTAAATGGAAATCGATCTCTAAATTTGAATCAAGCCTTTAATGCACTATCCCAATTACCCGATTTAATTGCCTTAGATTTATCCTTTATTGGTCGAAGAAGTTTGCCTAAAAATATTGATAAACTAAAAAATCTAAAAATTTTAATTTGGCATGAAGAAGGGCAGCGCAATCGCACTTTTGTAGAGGAAACACTCAAAGAATGGCTTCCCAACACTAAAATTTATTACGGCAAAAAAGGAGTTGCAACTCCTTTTTTGCGGGGTAATAGCATCACCATGATTCGGAATTTAGCCAATGAATAG
- the nadD gene encoding nicotinate (nicotinamide) nucleotide adenylyltransferase, whose amino-acid sequence MKIGLFFGSFNPIHTGHLIIANYIVETTPLDQLWMVVTPHNPHKKRATLANDYDRLHLVNIAVENHNKLHSCDIEFEMPKPSYTIDTLTYLKEKHPEHDFVLIIGGDNLGSFHKWKNYEVILEHYELYVYKRPKYELGALQNHPSISIIDAPLMEISSSIIRQLIRDKKSIRYWVPDKVSDEIERAGMYATPVP is encoded by the coding sequence ATGAAAATTGGACTTTTTTTTGGCTCTTTTAACCCCATCCATACAGGGCATTTAATCATTGCCAACTATATTGTAGAAACCACGCCTTTAGATCAGCTTTGGATGGTTGTTACGCCACACAATCCACACAAAAAACGAGCAACGTTAGCCAATGATTATGATCGCTTGCATTTAGTCAATATAGCCGTTGAAAACCACAATAAGCTTCATTCTTGTGATATTGAATTTGAAATGCCCAAGCCTTCCTATACCATTGACACCCTAACCTATTTAAAAGAAAAGCACCCTGAACACGATTTTGTATTAATTATAGGGGGAGACAATTTGGGCTCTTTCCACAAATGGAAAAACTATGAAGTAATTTTAGAGCATTATGAACTCTATGTTTATAAGCGACCTAAATATGAGTTAGGAGCCTTGCAAAATCATCCAAGTATCAGCATTATAGATGCCCCTCTTATGGAAATTTCTTCCTCTATAATTCGTCAACTCATTCGAGACAAAAAATCTATTCGTTATTGGGTTCCAGACAAAGTATCGGATGAAATTGAACGTGCTGGAATGTATGCAACTCCTGTCCCTTAA
- a CDS encoding DUF3244 domain-containing protein, which translates to MSSLKFSFLFCSIWFLTNPMFCSIAENNHLIKTPILQQSEGGGIIVMDDVIMAITLNNAQDYMTNVMVLNANQDIVFQNNSCNSHSCSFDLSSLNKGSYTVIVNTNQKDAFAATISL; encoded by the coding sequence ATGAGTTCATTAAAATTCAGTTTTTTATTCTGTTCCATTTGGTTCCTAACCAATCCAATGTTTTGCAGCATTGCCGAAAACAATCATCTTATTAAGACACCCATACTCCAACAATCTGAAGGTGGAGGAATAATCGTAATGGATGATGTGATTATGGCAATTACATTAAACAACGCACAAGATTATATGACAAATGTTATGGTGCTAAATGCGAATCAAGACATTGTTTTCCAAAATAATTCCTGCAATAGCCATTCTTGTTCATTTGATTTATCCTCCTTAAACAAGGGCAGCTATACGGTTATTGTTAATACCAATCAAAAGGATGCTTTTGCGGCTACTATTAGCCTTTAA
- a CDS encoding RNA polymerase sigma factor, with amino-acid sequence MDLNKMRFGNKKTRNRVVNELYRTSVRYCIAALCKRGADLETAKDIFQDSIMAFIERVMKDSNFVLSVDAKIYVARICKHKYIDFLRKQDRIPIIDVLDYKIQDHIDGCLGELERKRVIEHLMKVFREELKEECQAILKAFYFDKKSLKEIASLRKITPNSAKTQKSRCIRYLREMVVDLERA; translated from the coding sequence ATGGATCTAAACAAAATGAGATTTGGTAATAAGAAGACCCGTAATAGGGTTGTTAATGAGCTTTATAGAACCTCAGTTCGGTATTGTATTGCTGCTTTGTGCAAAAGAGGAGCCGACTTAGAAACAGCTAAGGATATATTTCAAGATAGTATTATGGCTTTCATTGAGAGAGTTATGAAGGATTCCAATTTTGTATTATCTGTTGATGCTAAGATCTATGTTGCTCGAATTTGTAAACACAAGTACATTGATTTTTTAAGAAAACAAGATCGTATTCCCATTATTGATGTATTGGATTATAAAATCCAGGATCATATTGATGGCTGTTTAGGAGAGTTAGAGCGAAAGAGGGTTATAGAGCACTTAATGAAGGTTTTTAGAGAAGAATTAAAAGAGGAGTGCCAAGCTATTTTGAAAGCTTTCTATTTTGATAAAAAGTCATTAAAAGAAATTGCTAGCCTCCGTAAAATCACTCCTAACTCTGCTAAAACCCAGAAATCGAGGTGCATACGTTATTTAAGGGAAATGGTTGTTGATTTAGAACGAGCCTAG
- a CDS encoding CHAT domain-containing protein yields the protein MQKIKMISFCLGIIGCFSWGLMAQNLEALSYAELDSIASLFLQKEAYKQAIPYMQIGEKRAKMEFGKQDSIYVEYLSNLGGLYYLATQYKKAESLYTEAKNIYAQFLGKDDLDYVFILNDFGRLYQSMGRYSQAQELFLEAKNICVNLNDDLEYANSLNNLATSYFMMGDYFQAKFFYLKVKKIYAKVLGRRDPLYSIILNNLALIYQDMYSYSQAEKLLLEVNQIHIEAGKKESLNYAIGLENLAELYEKMDSISKVERLLLEARDLYIKIVGKNHLSYAKNLNNLAAFYVNIKEYSKAEELAFYAKELYAKMVGEEHPLYAISLNTLGGVYYHTGRYQKGEELLLKMNKIDARTMGEKHPSYALGLSNLAVIYEKMDRLTTAFSYCIASMIANSDQLDSSCLTLDKLDEFDYYSKDVINGSIMLLLEILRAQYKKTGEKAKLKQHYQLAQAAIRLNEKFRNEFINEEDKLRILGSNKSNISEGIQAALQLEEPIYVQEAFSFAEQNKSILLADAIKGNRARVFGDLPDRLAEEELQLQKKLAELKKENYSVQTADEKARVNRELGELNLKIDSFLKSLKDKYPKYHALKYENITAKAQEIQSLLDEKSLMIEYFQTDTILYLFALSKDQVALYPISIHKDSLEKRIGTLRNALSNFIFNIEKKAVADEHYVENAHWLYQKIVAIALKDKSIKNLIVITDGALGHLPFEVFLTRAVKGEKDYRLMPYLLNDYTISYNYSATLWKDNLKEGKPNSNGEILAFGATYPKVDSNVLSFRLPYFLDLRLSLSQLPESEHEVNVLAQNFEGNFLIGKQANEQLFKEKALGYGIIHLAMHGRSNSRIPMLSSLAFTEDNNHRENNFLQAYEISQLELNANLVVLSACETGYGKFEQGNGIASLARSFMYAGAPSLIVSLWQVNDASTAVLMQSFYHYLAAGKTKDAALRQAKLDYIQSAKGDKAHPIFWSAFIQLGNTAPIAIASKSSSWKYILGISFSVFMILWAKNWLNQIEKK from the coding sequence ATGCAAAAAATAAAAATGATAAGCTTTTGTCTGGGAATTATTGGTTGTTTTTCTTGGGGCTTAATGGCTCAGAATTTAGAAGCACTTAGTTATGCGGAGTTGGATAGTATAGCATCTTTATTCTTGCAAAAGGAAGCGTATAAACAGGCGATTCCTTACATGCAAATAGGAGAAAAAAGGGCTAAAATGGAGTTTGGGAAACAGGACTCCATCTATGTTGAGTACCTTTCTAATTTAGGGGGGCTTTATTACCTAGCTACACAATATAAAAAAGCAGAATCATTATATACTGAGGCAAAAAATATCTACGCTCAATTCCTAGGTAAGGATGATCTTGATTATGTTTTTATACTTAATGACTTTGGACGATTGTATCAAAGTATGGGACGTTATAGTCAAGCCCAAGAATTATTTTTAGAGGCAAAGAATATCTGTGTTAACTTGAATGATGATTTGGAATATGCCAATAGTCTTAACAATTTAGCTACCTCATATTTTATGATGGGGGATTATTTTCAGGCTAAGTTCTTTTATCTTAAAGTAAAAAAAATTTATGCCAAAGTGCTAGGACGAAGAGATCCTTTGTATTCTATAATTCTTAATAATTTGGCACTGATATATCAAGATATGTATAGTTATAGTCAAGCTGAAAAATTATTGCTTGAAGTAAATCAAATTCATATTGAAGCTGGAAAAAAAGAATCATTGAACTATGCAATTGGTCTTGAAAACTTAGCCGAATTGTACGAAAAAATGGATAGTATCTCTAAAGTTGAGCGATTATTACTTGAAGCAAGGGATCTTTATATTAAAATTGTGGGTAAGAACCATTTGTCATATGCTAAAAACCTCAATAATTTAGCCGCTTTTTATGTAAATATTAAAGAATATAGTAAGGCAGAAGAATTAGCTTTTTATGCAAAGGAGCTATATGCTAAAATGGTAGGTGAGGAGCATCCTTTATATGCTATAAGTCTTAATACTTTAGGTGGGGTTTATTATCACACAGGTCGTTACCAAAAAGGAGAAGAATTACTACTTAAAATGAACAAAATTGATGCTAGAACAATGGGCGAGAAGCACCCCTCGTATGCTTTAGGGCTTTCTAATTTGGCGGTAATATATGAGAAGATGGATCGTCTAACTACAGCTTTTTCCTATTGTATAGCGAGTATGATTGCCAACTCAGACCAATTAGATAGTAGCTGTTTAACATTGGATAAATTAGATGAGTTTGATTACTACTCTAAAGATGTAATTAATGGATCTATTATGTTATTATTAGAAATCTTAAGAGCCCAATACAAAAAAACAGGTGAGAAGGCTAAACTAAAACAACATTACCAATTGGCACAAGCAGCAATACGACTCAATGAGAAATTTCGCAATGAATTTATAAATGAGGAAGACAAATTGAGAATATTGGGTTCTAATAAATCGAATATTAGTGAAGGTATTCAGGCAGCACTACAGCTCGAAGAACCAATCTACGTACAAGAAGCGTTTAGTTTTGCAGAACAAAACAAATCCATTCTTTTAGCAGATGCAATCAAAGGAAACCGAGCAAGAGTATTTGGTGATTTGCCCGATAGATTGGCAGAAGAGGAGTTGCAGCTTCAGAAAAAATTAGCCGAATTAAAGAAAGAAAATTATAGTGTTCAAACCGCAGACGAAAAAGCAAGGGTGAATCGAGAGTTGGGAGAACTAAATCTGAAAATAGATAGCTTCTTAAAGTCACTAAAGGATAAGTATCCTAAATATCACGCACTCAAATATGAAAATATTACAGCAAAAGCGCAGGAAATACAGAGCTTGTTGGATGAAAAAAGCTTGATGATTGAATACTTTCAAACCGATACTATCCTTTATTTGTTTGCGCTAAGCAAGGATCAAGTAGCTTTGTATCCTATTTCAATCCATAAAGATAGCTTAGAAAAAAGAATCGGAACGCTAAGAAACGCCTTGAGTAATTTCATTTTTAACATAGAAAAAAAAGCAGTTGCAGACGAACACTATGTAGAAAATGCCCATTGGTTGTATCAAAAAATAGTAGCCATCGCCTTAAAAGATAAATCCATTAAAAACTTAATCGTAATAACAGATGGAGCGCTGGGGCATTTGCCTTTTGAAGTCTTTTTAACACGAGCAGTTAAAGGAGAAAAAGACTATCGTTTGATGCCTTATTTACTAAATGATTACACAATTAGTTATAACTATTCGGCTACTTTGTGGAAAGATAACTTGAAGGAGGGTAAACCCAACTCAAATGGAGAGATTTTAGCTTTTGGAGCAACTTATCCAAAGGTTGATTCAAATGTATTGAGTTTTCGGTTGCCTTATTTTTTGGATTTGAGATTATCGTTATCACAGTTGCCTGAATCAGAACATGAGGTTAACGTATTGGCTCAAAATTTTGAAGGCAACTTTTTGATCGGAAAGCAGGCCAATGAACAATTATTTAAGGAAAAAGCATTGGGTTATGGAATCATTCATTTGGCAATGCATGGAAGGTCCAATTCACGAATTCCTATGCTATCGAGCCTAGCATTTACGGAAGACAATAATCATAGAGAGAACAACTTTCTACAAGCCTATGAAATATCACAATTAGAATTAAATGCCAATTTGGTTGTTTTATCAGCTTGTGAAACGGGCTATGGCAAATTTGAACAAGGAAATGGAATTGCATCTTTAGCCCGTTCATTTATGTATGCAGGAGCACCTTCTTTGATCGTTTCCCTTTGGCAAGTCAATGATGCTTCTACTGCTGTTTTGATGCAATCTTTTTATCACTATTTAGCAGCAGGCAAAACCAAAGATGCTGCATTACGCCAAGCCAAGTTAGACTATATTCAATCTGCAAAAGGAGACAAGGCACACCCTATTTTTTGGTCTGCTTTTATCCAATTGGGGAATACTGCCCCAATAGCTATTGCTTCAAAGAGCAGTTCTTGGAAATATATTTTGGGAATATCATTTTCGGTTTTTATGATTTTATGGGCTAAAAACTGGCTCAATCAAATAGAGAAGAAATAA
- a CDS encoding CHAT domain-containing protein, whose translation MLKTIYICLIFILVLRVSIQAQDLDLMKLNYAELDSLIEIKKVKEAYKLAIPYVQASRQKAKVEFGIEDTLYINYTADLGLFLYYIGHYKEAESLWLEVKHLNAKIRKEDITNLINLATLYQELGDYVQAKKLLEEGKTIAAHLGKESLKYADYLHTLAALYQEMGQYKKAELLFLKANGIRIKIKGKFHLDYTVGINHLGTLYQETGQFIAAEALYLESLEIKAKLLGKEHSNYAVSLYNLAVLYLEMGNYSKAELFHLESKKIIEITQGKEHPNYATSLLGLATLYLGIGDYEKAEPLYLEAKKVRVKLWGKKHLSYVEVLDYLGILYQNSGAYKKSELSYLEGKAIRGEVIGKDNIHYIRSVNHLGVLYLILERLAEAEQLFLEAAMKNKRLLGTENPTYTVALYNLGSLYLRKEKLDKAFFYCKESIATNSAQIDSNCLEIMALDTFDYYSDKCINYSIYKLLEVIKAQYQKTADKTKLKQHYQLAQSAIRLNERFRNDFRDDDDKLRTLEMNNDFVKAGISTALLLDQPTHIQEAFSFAEQNKSILLADAIKGNRARVFGDLPDTLAEEELQLQKKLAELKKENYSVQTADEKARVNRELGELNLKIDSFLKSLKDKYPKYHALKYENITAKAQEIQSLLDEKSLMIEYFQTDTILYLFALSKDQVALYPISIHKDSLEKRIGTLRNALSNFIFNIEKKAVADEHYVENAHWLYQKIVAIALKDKSIKNLIVITDGALGHLPFEAFLTRAVKGEKDYRLMPYLLNDYTISYNYSATLWKDNLKEGKPNSNGEILAFGATYPKVDSNALSFRLPYFLDLRLSLPQLPESEHEVNVLAQNFEGNFLIGEQANEQLFKEKALGYGIIHLAMHGRSNSRIPMLSSLAFTEDNNQEENNFLEAYEISQLELNANLVVLSACETGYGKFKQGEGVISIARSFMYAGAPSLIVSLWQVNDASTAVLMQSFYHYLAAGKTKDAALRQAKLDYIQSAKGDKAHPIFWSAFIQLGNTAPIALETKRSIWRNVLIGFLFLVLFATGIKYWTKKR comes from the coding sequence ATGCTAAAAACTATATATATATGCCTGATATTTATATTGGTGCTGCGAGTTTCTATTCAGGCACAGGACTTAGATTTGATGAAATTGAATTATGCGGAGTTGGATAGTTTGATTGAGATAAAAAAAGTGAAAGAAGCCTATAAATTAGCGATTCCTTATGTACAAGCTTCTAGGCAAAAAGCTAAGGTGGAATTTGGAATCGAGGACACATTATACATCAATTATACAGCTGATTTGGGGCTTTTTCTTTATTATATTGGGCATTACAAAGAAGCAGAGTCTCTGTGGCTAGAGGTTAAGCATTTAAATGCTAAGATTAGAAAGGAGGATATTACTAACCTTATTAATTTAGCCACCTTATACCAAGAACTAGGTGACTATGTTCAAGCAAAAAAATTATTAGAAGAAGGAAAAACAATAGCAGCTCATTTAGGCAAAGAAAGTTTAAAATATGCTGATTATCTCCACACTTTAGCAGCTTTGTATCAAGAAATGGGGCAATATAAAAAAGCAGAATTACTTTTTCTTAAGGCTAATGGAATTAGAATTAAGATTAAGGGGAAATTTCATCTCGATTATACAGTAGGAATCAATCATTTAGGAACATTGTACCAAGAAACTGGGCAATTTATAGCAGCTGAAGCTTTATATTTGGAATCACTAGAGATAAAGGCAAAGCTATTGGGCAAAGAACATTCTAATTATGCTGTCAGCCTGTATAATTTAGCAGTTTTATATCTAGAAATGGGAAACTATTCTAAGGCTGAGTTATTTCATCTAGAATCAAAAAAAATTATAGAAATAACACAGGGTAAAGAGCATCCTAATTATGCAACAAGCCTTCTAGGACTAGCTACGCTGTATCTAGGTATTGGCGATTATGAAAAAGCTGAGCCCCTTTATTTAGAAGCTAAGAAAGTTAGGGTAAAACTGTGGGGAAAAAAGCATCTTAGTTATGTTGAAGTTCTGGACTATTTAGGGATTCTTTATCAGAATAGTGGGGCTTACAAAAAATCAGAGTTATCTTATTTAGAAGGAAAAGCAATTCGGGGAGAGGTAATAGGGAAGGATAATATACATTATATTCGAAGTGTGAACCATTTAGGAGTATTATACCTGATCCTAGAACGTTTAGCTGAAGCGGAACAGTTGTTTTTGGAGGCAGCAATGAAAAATAAAAGGCTATTGGGCACAGAAAATCCGACCTATACTGTTGCTTTATATAATTTAGGAAGTTTATACCTAAGAAAAGAAAAATTGGACAAGGCGTTTTTTTATTGCAAGGAGAGTATCGCTACAAATTCTGCACAAATAGACAGCAATTGTTTAGAAATTATGGCATTAGATACTTTTGATTATTATTCAGATAAATGCATCAATTATTCTATTTACAAATTGTTAGAAGTAATAAAAGCCCAATATCAAAAAACAGCGGACAAAACTAAGCTAAAACAGCACTATCAATTGGCACAATCGGCAATACGACTTAATGAGCGTTTTCGTAATGATTTTAGAGATGATGATGATAAATTGAGAACGTTAGAAATGAACAATGATTTTGTTAAAGCTGGAATATCAACCGCTTTGTTATTAGACCAACCCACCCATATACAAGAAGCGTTTAGTTTTGCAGAACAAAACAAATCCATTCTTTTAGCAGATGCAATCAAAGGAAACCGAGCAAGAGTATTTGGTGATTTGCCCGATACATTGGCAGAAGAGGAGTTGCAGCTTCAGAAAAAATTAGCCGAATTAAAGAAAGAAAATTATAGTGTTCAAACCGCAGACGAAAAAGCAAGGGTGAATCGAGAGTTGGGAGAACTAAATCTGAAAATAGATAGCTTCTTAAAGTCACTAAAGGATAAGTATCCTAAATATCACGCACTCAAATATGAAAATATTACAGCAAAAGCGCAGGAAATCCAGAGCTTGTTGGATGAAAAAAGCTTGATGATTGAATACTTTCAAACCGATACCATCCTTTATTTGTTTGCGCTAAGCAAGGATCAAGTAGCTTTGTATCCTATTTCAATCCATAAAGATAGCTTAGAAAAAAGAATCGGAACGCTAAGAAACGCCTTGAGTAATTTCATTTTTAACATAGAAAAAAAAGCAGTTGCAGACGAACACTATGTAGAAAATGCCCATTGGTTGTATCAAAAAATAGTAGCCATCGCCTTAAAAGATAAATCCATTAAAAACTTAATCGTAATAACAGATGGAGCGTTGGGGCATTTGCCTTTTGAAGCTTTTTTAACACGAGCAGTCAAAGGAGAAAAAGACTATCGTTTGATGCCTTATTTACTAAATGATTACACAATTAGTTATAACTATTCGGCTACTTTGTGGAAAGATAACTTGAAGGAGGGTAAACCCAACTCAAATGGAGAGATTTTAGCTTTTGGAGCAACTTATCCAAAGGTTGATTCAAATGCATTGAGTTTTCGGTTGCCTTATTTTTTGGATTTGAGATTATCATTACCACAGTTGCCTGAATCAGAGCATGAGGTTAACGTATTGGCTCAAAATTTTGAAGGCAACTTTTTGATCGGAGAGCAGGCCAATGAACAATTATTTAAGGAAAAAGCATTGGGTTATGGAATCATTCATTTGGCAATGCATGGAAGGTCCAATTCACGAATTCCTATGTTATCAAGTCTAGCATTTACAGAGGACAACAACCAAGAAGAGAACAACTTTCTAGAAGCCTATGAAATATCACAATTAGAATTAAATGCCAATTTGGTTGTTTTATCAGCCTGTGAAACGGGCTATGGCAAATTCAAGCAAGGAGAAGGAGTCATTTCTATAGCCCGTTCATTTATGTATGCAGGAGCACCTTCTTTGATCGTTTCCCTTTGGCAAGTCAATGATGCTTCTACTGCTGTTTTGATGCAATCTTTTTATCACTATTTAGCAGCAGGCAAAACCAAAGATGCTGCATTACGCCAAGCCAAGTTAGACTATATTCAATCTGCAAAAGGAGACAAGGCACACCCTATTTTTTGGTCTGCTTTTATCCAATTGGGGAATACTGCCCCAATTGCATTAGAGACCAAAAGAAGCATTTGGAGAAACGTTCTAATAGGTTTTTTATTTTTGGTATTGTTTGCAACAGGAATAAAATATTGGACAAAAAAAAGGTGA